A region of Nocardioides alkalitolerans DNA encodes the following proteins:
- a CDS encoding cystathionine gamma-synthase encodes MSSEQSGKHGFETRAIHAGYEPDPTTGAVIPPIYATSTYKQDGVGGMRNGYEYSRSGNPTRTALEANLAALEEGERGFAFASGLAAEDTLLRALARPGDHVVIPDDAYGGTYRLVDKVARPWGLEHTPAPVSDVDAVRAAVRPGATKLVWVETPTNPLLSIGDIEALAGVAHEAGALLVVDNTFASSYLQQPLTLGADVVVHSTTKYAGGHSDVVGGALVVRDLEVAEQLAFFQNSIGGVAGPFDSWLVLRGLRTLALRMERHCDNAELVAAHLAAHPAVAEVIYPGLESHPGHAVAARQMKRFGGIVSFRVAAGEQAALDLCAATELFTLGESLGGVESLVEHPGRMTHASVAGTELEVPGDLVRLSVGIETGADLIADLDQALERVAG; translated from the coding sequence GTGAGCAGCGAGCAGAGCGGCAAGCACGGCTTCGAGACCCGCGCCATCCACGCGGGCTACGAGCCCGACCCGACGACCGGTGCGGTGATCCCGCCCATCTACGCGACCTCGACCTACAAGCAGGACGGCGTGGGCGGGATGCGGAACGGCTATGAGTACAGCCGCTCCGGCAACCCGACCCGCACCGCGCTGGAGGCCAACCTCGCCGCCCTCGAGGAGGGGGAGCGGGGCTTTGCGTTCGCGTCCGGGCTGGCGGCGGAGGACACGCTCCTGCGTGCCCTCGCCCGGCCCGGCGACCACGTGGTCATCCCCGACGACGCGTACGGCGGCACCTACCGTCTCGTCGACAAGGTCGCCCGCCCGTGGGGCCTCGAGCACACGCCGGCGCCCGTCTCGGACGTCGACGCCGTCCGCGCGGCCGTCCGGCCGGGTGCCACCAAGCTCGTGTGGGTCGAGACGCCGACCAACCCGCTGCTCTCCATCGGCGACATCGAGGCGCTGGCGGGCGTGGCCCACGAGGCCGGTGCGCTCCTCGTCGTCGACAACACCTTCGCCTCGTCGTACCTGCAGCAGCCCCTGACCCTGGGTGCCGACGTGGTCGTGCACTCGACGACGAAGTACGCCGGCGGTCACTCCGACGTCGTCGGCGGCGCCCTCGTCGTGCGCGACCTCGAGGTCGCCGAGCAGCTGGCGTTCTTCCAGAACTCCATCGGCGGCGTCGCCGGGCCGTTCGACTCGTGGCTGGTGCTGCGGGGCCTCCGCACGCTGGCGCTGCGCATGGAGCGGCACTGCGACAACGCCGAGCTCGTCGCCGCGCACCTGGCGGCCCACCCGGCCGTGGCCGAGGTGATCTACCCGGGCCTGGAGTCTCACCCCGGCCACGCCGTGGCCGCCCGCCAGATGAAGCGCTTCGGCGGCATCGTCTCCTTCCGCGTCGCCGCGGGCGAGCAGGCCGCGCTCGACCTCTGCGCCGCCACCGAGCTGTTCACCCTCGGGGAGTCGCTCGGCGGCGTCGAGTCCCTCGTCGAGCACCCGGGCCGCATGACGCACGCGTCGGTCGCCGGCACGGAGCTCGAGGTGCCGGGCGACCTCGTACGCCTCTCCGTGGGCATCGAGACCGGCGCCGACCTGATCGCCGACCTCGACCAGGCCCTGGAGCGGGTCGCCGGGTGA
- the msrA gene encoding peptide-methionine (S)-S-oxide reductase MsrA, with product MLFGSSTKTTLPTPDKALAGRDEPWFTLGEHVVLGTPVVTDDVPDGLEVAVFGLGCFWGAEEIYWQKDGVWSTSVGYAGGYTPHPSYEEVCSGRTGHTEAVRIVFDPARISFADLVKTFFEVHDPTQGMRQGNDVGTQYRSAIYYTTPEQETTARELTDVYAAELRRQRLGDVTTEIKPAGDYYYAEPVHQQYLAKNPNGYRCHANTGVRFPQV from the coding sequence TTGTTGTTCGGATCCAGCACCAAGACCACGCTCCCCACGCCCGACAAGGCCCTCGCGGGTCGGGACGAGCCGTGGTTCACGCTCGGCGAGCACGTCGTGCTCGGCACCCCGGTCGTGACCGACGACGTGCCCGACGGGCTCGAGGTCGCCGTGTTCGGCCTCGGGTGCTTCTGGGGCGCCGAGGAGATCTACTGGCAGAAGGACGGCGTGTGGTCCACGTCGGTCGGCTACGCCGGTGGCTACACGCCGCACCCGTCCTACGAGGAGGTCTGCAGCGGGCGGACGGGCCACACCGAGGCCGTCCGGATCGTGTTCGACCCGGCCCGCATCTCGTTCGCCGACCTCGTGAAGACCTTCTTCGAGGTCCATGACCCCACGCAGGGCATGCGGCAGGGCAACGACGTCGGCACGCAGTACCGCTCGGCGATCTACTACACGACGCCGGAGCAGGAGACGACCGCGCGCGAGCTCACCGACGTGTACGCCGCGGAGCTGCGCCGCCAGCGCCTCGGGGACGTGACCACGGAGATCAAGCCGGCGGGCGACTACTACTACGCGGAGCCGGTGCACCAGCAGTACCTGGCGAAGAACCCGAACGGCTACCGCTGCCACGCCAACACGGGTGTGCGGTTCCCTCAGGTGTGA
- a CDS encoding phosphatidylserine decarboxylase — protein MALAPARGTPWWIGLSWLPPLVLRGLPRVGALALATGMTAFFRDPERAAEGQGLLAPADGLVRQVELRDGRWFVSTYLALYNVHVTRMPCDATVVTQTHVEGPHKLAFADDAHVNERMEWTLDTPHGELEMVQFSGAAARRIVPYVGAGAEVARGDRIGLIRFGSRVDLLLPEGVEPAVAEGIRVRAGETVIAR, from the coding sequence ATGGCTCTCGCACCCGCCCGCGGCACACCCTGGTGGATCGGCCTCTCCTGGCTCCCGCCGCTCGTCCTGCGGGGGCTGCCCCGGGTCGGCGCGCTCGCGCTCGCCACGGGCATGACCGCGTTCTTCCGCGACCCCGAGCGCGCGGCGGAGGGACAGGGCCTGCTGGCCCCGGCCGACGGCTTGGTCCGGCAGGTCGAGCTCCGGGACGGCCGCTGGTTCGTCTCGACCTACCTCGCGCTCTACAACGTGCACGTCACGCGGATGCCCTGCGACGCGACCGTGGTGACGCAGACCCACGTCGAGGGACCCCACAAGCTCGCCTTCGCCGACGACGCGCACGTCAACGAGCGGATGGAGTGGACCCTCGACACCCCCCACGGGGAGCTCGAGATGGTGCAGTTCTCCGGCGCCGCCGCGCGCCGCATCGTGCCCTACGTCGGTGCAGGCGCCGAGGTCGCGCGCGGTGACCGCATCGGGCTGATCCGCTTCGGCTCCCGCGTCGACCTGCTCCTGCCGGAGGGCGTGGAGCCGGCCGTCGCCGAGGGCATCCGCGTGCGGGCCGGCGAGACCGTCATCGCGCGCTGA
- a CDS encoding CDP-alcohol phosphatidyltransferase family protein, with amino-acid sequence MRMWGITRPCVPDAFTLGNASCGAIALLTLVCAGYAEDVWAGLSTLQLVSLLLVLGTVFDSLDGATARRFGGSSLGGQLDSLSDGITFGLVPAALLVTIALAGGGSDLEVAVAVAGFLVYLSAALLRLADFCAVRDEDTDFVGLPSPLAALLAVSAAYTTVDPLLLGLVLLLVGALMVSRLRFPHQGRDMLPLAIGGWVLAALAAFDAVQPTLVVAATWVLVLLVLPVLAARSRGRADDDEDVDADREARRRLRLRLAHQQR; translated from the coding sequence ATGAGGATGTGGGGGATCACCCGGCCCTGCGTTCCCGATGCCTTCACGCTCGGCAACGCGTCCTGCGGCGCGATCGCACTGCTGACGCTGGTCTGCGCGGGCTACGCCGAGGACGTCTGGGCGGGCCTGTCGACGCTGCAGCTGGTGTCGCTGCTGCTCGTGCTCGGCACCGTCTTCGACAGCCTCGACGGCGCCACGGCGCGCAGGTTCGGCGGCTCGTCGCTGGGCGGCCAGCTCGACTCCTTGAGCGACGGCATCACCTTCGGTCTCGTGCCCGCCGCCCTGCTCGTCACCATCGCCCTCGCCGGCGGTGGCAGCGACCTCGAGGTGGCGGTCGCCGTGGCCGGCTTCCTCGTCTACCTCTCCGCGGCGCTCCTGCGCCTGGCGGACTTCTGCGCGGTGCGCGACGAGGACACCGACTTCGTCGGACTGCCCTCGCCGCTGGCGGCGCTGCTGGCCGTCTCCGCGGCGTACACCACGGTCGACCCGCTGCTGCTCGGGCTCGTGCTGCTGCTGGTCGGCGCCCTCATGGTGTCGCGGCTGCGGTTCCCCCACCAGGGGCGCGACATGCTGCCGCTCGCGATCGGCGGCTGGGTGCTCGCCGCGCTGGCCGCGTTCGACGCCGTGCAGCCGACCCTGGTCGTCGCCGCCACGTGGGTGCTCGTGCTGCTCGTGCTCCCCGTGCTGGCCGCCCGCTCGCGCGGGCGCGCCGACGACGACGAGGACGTCGACGCCGACCGCGAGGCCCGGCGTCGCCTTCGGCTGCGGCTGGCCCACCAGCAGCGCTGA
- a CDS encoding AarF/ABC1/UbiB kinase family protein, whose amino-acid sequence MDEKPRDTRGLPRRTAARTARLAALPLGYAGRSALGLGKRLGGRTAEQVSAEVQQRTAEQVFRTLGQLKGGAMKFGQMLSVLEAALPEESMAGYRAELTRLQDAAPPMPTAEVRRVLDEELGGAGIAWREHLVSFDGGPTAAASIGQVHRGRWRDDPADPATERDVAVKVQYPGAGDAIASDLRQLGRLARTLAPILPGIDVRALVAELQDRMAEELDYRLEAEAQRTFAAAYRDDERYVVPDVVAGTEKVLVSEWLESTGSLANVISSGSPEERDHYGQLLVRFLFDGPERTGMLHADPHPGNFRTIPGPDGEPGRLGVLDFGAVARLPEGGLPEAMGRLLRVAGQSDLDGLEAGLRAEGFIRDKVRIDPQLLLTFLGPFVEPTLVEEFTFTREWMREQYDRLSDPRDPVAAVGLRLNLPPSYLLIHRTWLAGVGVLSQLGATAPFRRILSESLPGFAAD is encoded by the coding sequence GTGGACGAGAAGCCCCGCGACACCCGAGGTCTGCCCCGCCGCACGGCCGCCCGCACGGCTCGGCTCGCCGCGCTCCCGCTCGGCTACGCCGGGCGCAGCGCGCTGGGCCTCGGCAAGCGGCTCGGAGGTCGCACCGCCGAGCAGGTCAGCGCCGAGGTGCAGCAGCGCACGGCCGAGCAGGTGTTCCGCACCCTGGGCCAGCTCAAGGGTGGCGCCATGAAGTTCGGGCAGATGCTCTCCGTGCTGGAGGCGGCCCTGCCCGAGGAGTCGATGGCCGGCTACCGCGCCGAGCTCACCCGCCTGCAGGACGCCGCTCCCCCCATGCCGACGGCGGAGGTACGCCGCGTGCTCGACGAGGAGCTCGGCGGCGCCGGCATCGCCTGGCGGGAGCACCTCGTCAGCTTCGACGGCGGCCCGACGGCCGCCGCCTCCATCGGTCAGGTCCACCGCGGCCGCTGGCGCGACGACCCCGCCGACCCGGCGACGGAGCGGGACGTCGCCGTCAAGGTGCAGTACCCCGGTGCGGGCGACGCCATCGCCTCCGACCTGCGGCAACTGGGGCGGCTCGCCCGCACCCTGGCGCCGATCCTCCCCGGCATCGACGTGCGGGCCCTCGTGGCGGAGCTGCAGGACCGCATGGCCGAGGAGCTGGACTACCGCCTCGAGGCGGAGGCGCAGCGGACGTTTGCCGCGGCGTACCGCGACGACGAGCGGTACGTCGTGCCCGACGTCGTCGCCGGCACCGAGAAGGTGCTGGTCTCGGAGTGGCTCGAGAGCACCGGGTCGCTGGCGAACGTGATCTCCTCGGGCTCGCCCGAGGAGCGGGACCACTACGGCCAGCTGCTCGTGCGGTTCCTGTTCGACGGGCCGGAGCGCACCGGCATGCTCCACGCCGACCCGCACCCCGGGAACTTCCGCACCATCCCCGGGCCCGACGGCGAGCCCGGGCGGCTCGGCGTGCTCGACTTCGGCGCCGTCGCGCGCCTCCCCGAGGGCGGACTGCCGGAGGCGATGGGCCGACTGCTCCGCGTCGCCGGGCAGTCCGACCTCGACGGCCTCGAGGCGGGGCTGCGAGCCGAGGGGTTCATCCGCGACAAGGTGCGGATCGACCCGCAGCTGCTGCTGACCTTCCTCGGCCCGTTCGTCGAGCCGACGCTCGTCGAGGAGTTCACGTTCACGCGGGAGTGGATGCGGGAGCAGTACGACCGGCTCAGCGACCCGCGCGATCCCGTCGCCGCCGTGGGCCTGCGGCTGAACCTGCCCCCGTCGTACCTGCTCATCCACCGCACCTGGCTCGCGGGGGTCGGCGTGCTGAGCCAGCTCGGCGCCACGGCACCGTTCCGCCGGATCCTGTCCGAGTCGCTGCCCGGCTTCGCCGCGGACTGA
- a CDS encoding DUF4259 domain-containing protein, with translation MGTWGTGPFDNDGAADLLGEIEDGTFSFDAVEWAFDDGHLTTDGGEFAGALIELALIALEARDPSEEVADLDLDDFRSALTPDRLRWLVQQGERALSEESSEVYELWAEAGEDELEEWRAAIARSLTELRELV, from the coding sequence ATGGGCACCTGGGGAACCGGCCCCTTCGACAACGACGGGGCGGCCGACCTGCTCGGCGAGATCGAGGACGGCACGTTCTCGTTCGACGCGGTCGAGTGGGCGTTCGACGACGGCCACCTGACGACGGACGGCGGCGAGTTCGCGGGCGCGCTCATCGAGCTCGCGCTGATCGCGCTCGAGGCCCGCGACCCGTCGGAGGAGGTCGCCGACCTCGACCTCGACGACTTCCGGTCGGCGCTCACGCCGGACCGCCTCCGCTGGTTGGTGCAGCAGGGCGAGCGCGCCCTGTCCGAGGAGTCCTCGGAGGTCTACGAGCTGTGGGCGGAGGCCGGCGAGGACGAGCTGGAGGAGTGGCGCGCCGCGATCGCGCGCAGCCTCACCGAGCTGCGCGAGCTGGTCTGA
- a CDS encoding prolyl oligopeptidase family serine peptidase yields MVDPHLWLEDVTGDEALEWVGERNAEAEAAIGAVDGFAATEQAIREVLDADDRIPLVSRAGDWVYNFWRDATNERGLWRRTTMESYRSDTPAWDVLLDLDALSAADGTLWVWHGAQVLRTGPLAFRRALVSLSPGGSDADLTRELDLETRSFVAPEDGGFLRPEGKGSMAWVDEDTVLVATDTGPGSLTTSGYARIARRWRRGTPLTESEVLFEAGPEDMAVGVGYDATPGHERGYVFRMMGFYTSETLLLDDARTGTALHRVAVPDSAEPAVWRDHLLVHLRDDWTPGGDGTATYPAGSLLVTDLAAYDAGRPRFTPLFTPTASTSLAGWTRTRHRVVLVTLSDVVQQVEVLTPPTARDGDWERYPLTGLPPYTTVGVRAVDATDDGPEGDLAWLDVSGYLTSPSLALVDLHASGAPGEPTVLKESPARFDASTHEVTQRFAISDDGTQVPYFVVAPRGQDGPVPTLLYGYGGFEISLTPSYSGSIGRAWLARGNAYVVANIRGGGEYGPAWHQAALRENRHRAYEDFAAVARALVTSGTTTVGQLGIMGGSNGGLLVGNMLVRYPEILGAVVCTVPLLDMLRYPQLLAGASWIAEYGDPDDPADRPFVEEISAYHRVAHDVTYPPVLLTTSTRDDRVHPGHARKMAARLREVGADVTYWENVEGGHGGASTNAQAAHKAALEWTFLASRLEG; encoded by the coding sequence ATGGTCGATCCCCACCTCTGGCTCGAGGACGTCACCGGCGACGAGGCCCTGGAGTGGGTGGGGGAGCGCAACGCCGAGGCCGAGGCCGCGATCGGCGCCGTCGACGGCTTCGCCGCCACCGAGCAGGCGATCCGCGAGGTGCTCGACGCCGACGACCGCATCCCCCTGGTGAGCCGCGCCGGCGACTGGGTCTACAACTTCTGGCGCGACGCGACCAACGAGCGCGGTCTGTGGCGACGCACGACCATGGAGTCCTACCGCTCGGACACGCCCGCCTGGGACGTGCTGCTCGACCTCGACGCCCTCAGCGCGGCCGACGGCACGCTGTGGGTCTGGCACGGCGCGCAGGTGCTCCGCACCGGACCGCTGGCGTTCCGCCGCGCGCTGGTGTCGCTGTCGCCCGGCGGCTCCGACGCCGACCTGACCCGCGAGCTCGACCTCGAGACGCGCAGCTTCGTGGCGCCCGAGGACGGGGGCTTCCTGCGCCCCGAGGGCAAGGGCAGCATGGCCTGGGTCGACGAGGACACCGTCCTCGTCGCCACCGACACGGGGCCCGGGTCGCTCACCACGTCGGGCTACGCCCGCATCGCCCGCCGGTGGCGGCGCGGCACCCCGCTGACGGAGTCCGAGGTGCTCTTCGAGGCCGGGCCCGAGGACATGGCCGTCGGGGTGGGGTACGACGCGACGCCCGGCCACGAGCGCGGCTACGTCTTCCGGATGATGGGCTTCTACACCTCGGAGACGCTGCTGCTCGACGACGCCCGCACGGGCACGGCTCTCCACCGCGTCGCGGTCCCCGACTCCGCCGAGCCCGCCGTGTGGCGCGACCACCTGCTCGTCCACCTCCGCGACGACTGGACGCCCGGGGGCGACGGCACCGCGACGTACCCGGCCGGCTCGCTGCTCGTCACCGACCTCGCGGCGTACGACGCGGGTCGTCCCCGCTTCACGCCGCTGTTCACGCCGACCGCCAGCACGTCGCTGGCCGGGTGGACCCGCACGCGCCACCGCGTGGTGCTGGTGACGCTCTCCGACGTCGTGCAGCAGGTCGAGGTGCTGACGCCGCCGACGGCGCGCGACGGGGACTGGGAGCGGTACCCGCTGACCGGGCTCCCGCCGTACACGACCGTCGGGGTGCGCGCTGTCGACGCGACCGACGACGGCCCCGAGGGCGACCTCGCGTGGCTCGACGTCTCCGGCTACCTGACGTCGCCGAGCCTCGCCCTGGTCGACCTCCACGCCAGCGGCGCGCCCGGCGAGCCGACCGTGCTCAAGGAGAGCCCCGCGCGGTTCGACGCCTCCACCCACGAGGTCACGCAGCGGTTCGCGATCTCCGACGACGGCACGCAGGTGCCCTACTTCGTGGTGGCGCCGCGCGGGCAGGACGGCCCGGTGCCGACGCTGCTCTACGGCTACGGCGGCTTCGAGATCTCCCTGACGCCGTCCTACTCGGGGAGCATCGGGCGGGCCTGGCTCGCGCGGGGCAACGCGTACGTCGTGGCGAACATCCGCGGCGGCGGGGAGTACGGCCCCGCGTGGCACCAGGCGGCGCTCCGGGAGAACCGGCACCGCGCCTACGAGGACTTCGCCGCGGTCGCCCGCGCGCTCGTCACGAGCGGCACGACGACGGTCGGGCAGCTGGGCATCATGGGCGGCTCCAACGGCGGCCTGCTGGTCGGCAACATGCTCGTGCGCTACCCCGAGATCCTCGGCGCGGTCGTGTGCACGGTGCCGCTGCTCGACATGCTGCGCTACCCGCAGCTGCTCGCCGGCGCGTCGTGGATCGCGGAGTACGGCGACCCCGACGACCCCGCGGACCGGCCGTTCGTCGAGGAGATCTCGGCCTACCACCGGGTGGCCCACGACGTGACCTACCCGCCGGTGCTGCTGACGACGTCCACCCGCGACGACCGGGTGCACCCCGGCCACGCGCGGAAGATGGCGGCCCGGCTCCGCGAGGTGGGCGCCGACGTCACCTACTGGGAGAACGTGGAGGGCGGCCACGGCGGCGCGTCCACCAACGCGCAGGCGGCGCACAAGGCGGCGCTGGAGTGGACGTTCCTCGCGTCGCGGCTGGAGGGCTGA
- a CDS encoding ABC transporter substrate-binding protein, with the protein MRIVSLLPSTTEILFALGAGDDVVGVTFECDHPAEARSKRIVSTSAMPAGLAPAEIDAFVAAALGRGEDLYRLDAGALADLDADLVVTQDLCAVCAVDVSVVDDALAHLGCRADVLTCDPHTVAEVLDSVRRIGTAVGRVAEADALVAGLEARLAAVAAEVAAGVAARPGPRPRVVVLEWTDPPFAPGHWIPEMVELAGGDCVLGTTGEKSVRVRWEDVHAARPDVVVVAPCGYDRAGAQAQADGLVAAGLLPAGVLVHPVDADAHWARPGPRIVEGVEELAGVLATLRPVVV; encoded by the coding sequence GTGCGCATCGTCTCCCTGCTCCCGTCGACCACCGAGATCCTCTTCGCCCTCGGCGCGGGCGACGACGTGGTCGGGGTGACGTTCGAGTGCGACCACCCGGCCGAGGCCCGCTCGAAGCGGATCGTGTCGACGTCGGCGATGCCGGCCGGGCTCGCCCCGGCCGAGATCGACGCCTTCGTCGCGGCGGCGCTCGGGCGGGGCGAGGACCTCTACCGGCTGGACGCCGGGGCCCTGGCCGACCTCGACGCCGATCTCGTGGTGACGCAGGACCTGTGCGCCGTGTGCGCCGTCGACGTCAGCGTCGTCGACGACGCCCTGGCCCACCTCGGCTGCCGCGCCGACGTGCTGACCTGCGACCCGCACACCGTCGCGGAGGTGCTCGACTCGGTCCGCCGGATCGGTACGGCGGTGGGTCGCGTCGCCGAGGCCGACGCACTCGTCGCCGGGCTCGAGGCCCGGCTCGCGGCGGTGGCGGCCGAGGTCGCGGCCGGGGTCGCCGCCCGGCCCGGCCCCCGGCCGCGCGTGGTCGTGCTCGAGTGGACCGACCCGCCCTTCGCCCCCGGCCACTGGATCCCCGAGATGGTCGAGCTCGCCGGCGGTGACTGCGTCCTGGGCACGACCGGGGAGAAGTCCGTCCGGGTGCGCTGGGAGGACGTGCACGCGGCCCGACCGGACGTCGTCGTCGTGGCGCCGTGCGGCTACGACCGCGCGGGGGCGCAGGCGCAGGCGGACGGGCTGGTGGCGGCAGGGCTCCTGCCCGCCGGCGTGCTCGTCCACCCGGTCGACGCCGACGCGCACTGGGCGCGCCCCGGCCCGCGGATCGTCGAGGGGGTCGAGGAGCTGGCGGGGGTGCTCGCGACCCTTCGCCCGGTCGTGGTGTGA